The Methanolobus sp. WCC4 genome includes the window TCCGGAAAAGGCAGGTGAAGAACCTGTGGGAGAACTGGCTGACGCTATCAAAGAGGATTTTAAGAGCTTTGAAAGGTTCAGGAAGGAATTCAGCCAGGTGGCATCGACCGTTGAGGGTTCCGGCTGGGCGGCACTTACTTTCTGCAACGACACAAAAAGGCTCGGTATCATGCAGATAGAAAAGCACAATGTGAACCTTATCCCGGATTTCCCTATAATTATGGCAATCGATGTGTGGGAACACGCCTACTATCTGGACTATAAGAATGAGAGGGCTAAGTTCATTGATGCCTTCTGGAATATAGTCGACTGGGAAGAGCTTAACGGCTGGTTCAAAAAGGTCCGGGATCTAATGGGATAAGACAGGGATACCCGAAGAAGAGTTAAGAATAATCCAAAAAATAGTTGAATGGGAACTCTGTTCCCTGATCTGTATTTTAATTTATCCCAATCCAAGAACTGCAAGCCCGGCACTGATACCGTTACTTATCAGTTCCTGCGGGTCGATACCTGTTACCTCAAGCATTACGTACACTCCCAGGAACGTACCGATCATACTTCCAAGGTTTGCCAGTGCAGCCACCATTACCACGCGGAAAAGGTTGTTCTGCATCATGTCCGAAGTGGTCTCGATCTCCACCAGTTCCTTGAAGTCATCTGTGGTAGGACTGCGATATTTGGCCTCGGTCAGGCCTGCGAACCAGCCGGCTGCCATCATAGGGTTAAGGGATGTGAGCCATGCCACTGAAAATGCGGTAAGCACGGAATATGGATGGCCTCTTGCCATTATGGCTCCGGCAGCACTGAGCACTCCGTTTATTATGAACCACCAGCCAAAGGCGATAGCAAGGGTCTCAAGTGGAACTCCTGACAGAATTAGCAATGCGAAAGTTCCAAGGGCAATCGCGACCACCAGCGCTCCGAAGAGCTTCATGATGTTGAATCGCTTCTTTGGTGCCTCCACTGCATAGTTTGCACGGGGAATGGTCTTCGGGTTCTCAAGGTAATTCTGGATCCCGGCCCTGTGGCCTGCGCCTACAACAGCGACTATCTTTTTGTTACCACCAACGGCAGCCCTCACAAGATTATTGGCCATGTATGCGTCCCTTTCATCGATAAGGACCTTCACGGCATTAGGTGACGTGTCCCTGAACTCCTCAACCAGCATGGAGACCATATCCTGATTGGTTATGTTATCCATGTCGATGTCCTGGGT containing:
- a CDS encoding TraB/GumN family protein, with translation MKRDNLNDSQENVSDYDYTSSGADIYSEDSGNPSFSSSGPTEIQVVKELIPSEKPVSGESNEETDRPSEIILVGTAHVSEKSVREVNEAIEREKPDIVAVELCRSRYEAIKGNVRNADIPVKELLKEGKVYFYLVHMLLAHIQKKFADEMGVQPGAEMISAIEAAEANGAQVLLIDRDVQITLQRFWSKMGFIEKLKMLGGLIAAVLGIGGTQDIDMDNITNQDMVSMLVEEFRDTSPNAVKVLIDERDAYMANNLVRAAVGGNKKIVAVVGAGHRAGIQNYLENPKTIPRANYAVEAPKKRFNIMKLFGALVVAIALGTFALLILSGVPLETLAIAFGWWFIINGVLSAAGAIMARGHPYSVLTAFSVAWLTSLNPMMAAGWFAGLTEAKYRSPTTDDFKELVEIETTSDMMQNNLFRVVMVAALANLGSMIGTFLGVYVMLEVTGIDPQELISNGISAGLAVLGLG
- a CDS encoding superoxide dismutase, whose product is MAKELYKLPALKYGFSDLEPYISKEQLQIHYEKHHQGYVNNVNSLLQMMDKAREEGTDFDYKTTAKALSFNLGGHVLHNYFWWEMTTPEKAGEEPVGELADAIKEDFKSFERFRKEFSQVASTVEGSGWAALTFCNDTKRLGIMQIEKHNVNLIPDFPIIMAIDVWEHAYYLDYKNERAKFIDAFWNIVDWEELNGWFKKVRDLMG